A single window of Desulfovibrio sp. G11 DNA harbors:
- the brxF gene encoding BREX-3 system P-loop-containing protein BrxF, which translates to MIVLVQNKIKRSIQAAKGLYHRLVLLVGESGSGKTNVLRDIAEEFGAPVINVNLALSGELLELTTKQRSLRLPGILNQVADQIQSPIVLDNLEILFDKDLQQDPLRLLQSISRNRTLVASWNGSINSGRLLYAEPGHPEYRSYDTVDALIVSMDGTATVDVAKNDKEAGLA; encoded by the coding sequence ATGATAGTGTTGGTGCAAAACAAAATTAAACGATCCATCCAGGCCGCGAAAGGCTTATACCACCGTCTGGTACTGCTGGTGGGCGAAAGTGGTTCCGGTAAAACCAACGTTCTTCGTGATATCGCCGAGGAGTTCGGAGCACCCGTCATCAACGTCAATCTGGCGCTTTCAGGCGAACTGCTGGAACTGACGACAAAACAACGGTCGCTTCGGTTGCCGGGCATCCTTAACCAGGTCGCGGATCAGATTCAGTCACCCATCGTACTGGATAATCTTGAGATCCTTTTCGACAAAGATCTTCAGCAGGATCCACTGCGCCTGCTACAGTCCATTTCGAGAAACCGAACCCTTGTGGCTTCGTGGAACGGAAGCATAAATTCCGGAAGGCTGTTGTACGCTGAGCCCGGCCATCCCGAATACCGCAGCTATGACACAGTCGATGCGCTGATTGTGAGTATGGACGGCACGGCCACAGTTGATGTGGCAAAAAACGATAAAGAGGCAGGGCTGGCGTGA
- a CDS encoding DUF1819 family protein: protein MSNDRYSMSFTTGSLFHRESVELAALYLDLGDWNSVRDKVVAENLLQTRTLNTLKRVCREVISRLRTLSPGELEFLVEGSHQEQAYLLWLAVCRRYRFIADFAVEVLRERYVTLKSDLTHEDFDSFFNRKSEWHLELDEITPATRGKLRQVLFKILREADLLTANNMIHAAMLSPRLLGLIHKGSRRDILHFPVFESDVKGMKR from the coding sequence ATGAGTAACGATAGATACAGCATGTCATTTACAACGGGCAGTCTCTTCCACCGTGAATCGGTGGAGCTGGCCGCGCTGTATCTTGATCTTGGCGACTGGAACTCTGTTCGAGACAAGGTCGTTGCAGAAAATTTATTGCAGACCAGAACGCTGAATACGCTCAAACGAGTCTGCCGCGAGGTCATCTCTCGGCTGCGGACGTTGAGCCCAGGCGAACTTGAATTCCTTGTTGAGGGCAGCCACCAAGAGCAAGCCTATCTTCTGTGGCTCGCTGTTTGCCGCCGATACAGATTCATCGCCGATTTTGCCGTCGAAGTGCTTCGAGAGCGCTACGTCACACTGAAAAGTGATCTGACCCACGAGGATTTCGATTCCTTCTTCAACCGGAAATCCGAGTGGCATTTGGAACTGGATGAGATCACCCCGGCGACACGAGGCAAATTACGGCAGGTCCTGTTCAAGATACTCCGTGAGGCTGATCTTCTAACGGCCAACAACATGATACACGCTGCCATGCTCAGTCCGAGACTACTGGGTCTGATCCATAAAGGCAGCCGCAGGGATATTTTGCACTTCCCTGTATTTGAATCCGATGTGAAGGGGATGAAGCGGTGA
- a CDS encoding YagK/YfjJ domain-containing protein, whose protein sequence is MNRKIITSNEFRGYKINNGENNNLFCHKKTLDHIADTTEYMTSNHSRTLMVRLDIQTDQDSEHTLNSKDMTRVIENVKRQTDSRFKNGKNDPDTHVVWVSERTTPDDKPHYHLAIFVNGNAIQNGHSLKKAFNNEVKKKLKTDKDGLVNFSSSNGKVGKLIERNSPDFEHQVNDAVHAASYLAKTRSKEYNPKGSRVSSCTRIRRK, encoded by the coding sequence ATGAACAGAAAAATTATTACAAGCAATGAGTTCAGAGGTTATAAAATCAACAATGGTGAAAATAACAATCTGTTCTGTCATAAGAAGACCTTAGACCATATCGCTGACACAACAGAATACATGACAAGCAATCATTCACGAACGTTAATGGTACGTCTTGACATACAAACTGATCAAGACAGTGAACATACGCTTAACAGTAAGGATATGACCAGAGTCATTGAGAATGTTAAGCGCCAAACAGATTCACGCTTTAAAAACGGGAAAAATGATCCTGACACACACGTTGTCTGGGTATCAGAAAGAACTACTCCAGACGATAAACCACACTATCACTTGGCAATATTCGTCAATGGTAATGCAATACAAAATGGCCATTCTTTAAAAAAAGCCTTCAACAATGAAGTAAAAAAGAAATTGAAGACAGATAAGGACGGCCTGGTCAATTTCTCCAGCAGCAATGGAAAAGTAGGCAAGCTCATTGAAAGAAACTCTCCTGACTTTGAGCATCAGGTCAACGATGCGGTGCATGCGGCCAGTTACTTGGCGAAGACCCGTTCAAAAGAATACAACCCCAAGGGGTCTCGAGTCTCCTCTTGCACGCGTATCCGCCGTAAATAG
- the brxC gene encoding BREX system P-loop protein BrxC — MTLKTIFNKPVDRPIEGVIKADDEASLRLEIEEYVLTNEVEKRLESFLDAYNNYEGANGVWVSGFFGSGKSHLLKMLALLLENRQIDGASALDLFLPKCGDNEILRGDLKRAVAIPSKSILFNIDQKADVISKTQIDALLAVFVKVFDEMCGYYGKQGHIAQFERDLDSRGLYDKFKSAYESTAGRTWQKGREQALLEAKNIAKAYAQATGGDEASAMGILDKYRSQYRVSIEDFAEQAHAYIERQPPDFRLNFFVDEVGQYIAENIKLMTNLQTIAESMATKCRGRAWVIVTAQEDMGTVVGEMGKQQGNDFSKIQARFANRMKLTSADVAEVIQKRLLTKTEEGVRLLSDIYYAQSNNFKTLFDFADGSQTYRNYQDQDHFIHCYPFIPYQFALFQSAIQNLSQHNAFEGKHSSVGERSMLGVFQQVAIQIGGHEIGQLATFDLMFEGIRTALKSNIQRAIIQAENHLDGPFAIRLLKTLFLVKYVKEFKPTLRNLCVLMLDGFNQDLPALRKKVEEALSLLEQQTYVQRNGELYEYLTDEEKDVEQEIKNTEVESSDIAAELEKIVFDHVIKHRKIRYDENGQDYPFSRKLDDRLHGREYELAIHVISPFHENAENESTLRMQSMGRDELLVLMPADERLVRDMLMYKRTEKYIRQNISITQQEAVKRILTDKGFQNRERYAELQQRAQSLMSKAKLVVAGGDIEIGSEDAQTRVLRGFHELISRTYPNLSMLRGVTYAENDIAKFLKHSQQGLFGNDATSLAESEQELLAFIHSNDRGGVRTTLKNLLEKFERKPYGWYYAAVLCTLAKLCARGKIEVRTDGNLLEEGEIERALRNTHGHGNVVLEPQVEFTASQVRALKEFFEDFFDAPPRSSEAKVLGKETGTALQELIHQLNPLEAQASQYPFLKALTPVIEKLKELTGKPYTWYLTELTRQEDALLNMKESVIDPVRKFMNGPQKDIFDNARKFVQSQEPNFAYIEGDEAAQVVACLTDPECFKGNRMPQVKTQVEILQGKVTAQIEAEIAKAKERVDALKGRLCGMAEFSVLNGEQQEQVTRPFNEFNSGLERQQLIAVIRDTLRRFEESDYQRLLSKMTSWAQPAPTPESAPEPGQPAPSDEGTKPTPPAKPEPRIEYVPSRSLKVSFDKAWLADETDVERYLKSMREALLDEIRKGKRIQI, encoded by the coding sequence ATGACTCTCAAGACCATTTTTAACAAGCCAGTTGACCGCCCGATTGAAGGGGTCATCAAAGCTGACGATGAAGCCAGCCTTCGCCTCGAAATTGAAGAATACGTACTGACCAACGAAGTCGAGAAACGGCTTGAGTCCTTTCTTGATGCCTACAACAACTATGAAGGTGCCAACGGCGTTTGGGTTTCCGGCTTCTTCGGGTCAGGTAAATCCCACCTGTTGAAGATGCTGGCGCTCTTGCTCGAAAACCGGCAGATCGACGGGGCCTCAGCTCTTGACCTGTTCCTGCCCAAGTGTGGCGACAACGAAATCCTTCGCGGTGATCTCAAGCGAGCAGTCGCCATCCCGTCGAAAAGCATTCTGTTCAACATCGACCAGAAAGCTGACGTCATCAGCAAGACTCAGATCGATGCGCTCCTCGCGGTCTTCGTCAAGGTCTTTGACGAGATGTGCGGTTACTACGGCAAGCAGGGGCACATCGCCCAATTCGAGCGCGATCTCGACAGCCGTGGCCTCTATGATAAGTTCAAGTCGGCCTATGAATCCACTGCGGGGAGAACATGGCAGAAGGGCCGCGAGCAAGCTCTGCTGGAGGCGAAAAATATTGCCAAAGCCTATGCCCAGGCAACCGGTGGTGACGAGGCATCGGCCATGGGGATACTCGATAAATACCGCAGCCAGTATCGTGTCTCCATCGAAGATTTCGCTGAACAGGCGCATGCGTATATCGAGCGGCAACCGCCTGATTTCCGTCTGAACTTCTTTGTTGATGAGGTCGGTCAGTACATCGCTGAAAACATCAAGCTAATGACCAACCTCCAGACCATCGCCGAGAGTATGGCCACCAAATGCAGGGGCCGCGCATGGGTCATCGTGACCGCCCAAGAAGATATGGGGACTGTTGTCGGCGAGATGGGCAAACAGCAAGGCAACGACTTTTCAAAGATCCAGGCTCGGTTCGCCAACCGCATGAAGCTGACCAGCGCCGATGTGGCAGAGGTTATCCAGAAGCGTCTGCTGACGAAAACCGAAGAAGGCGTTCGTCTACTTTCGGATATTTATTACGCGCAGTCCAACAATTTTAAGACCCTGTTCGACTTTGCCGACGGCTCGCAAACCTACAGGAACTATCAGGATCAGGATCATTTTATCCACTGCTATCCGTTCATTCCGTACCAGTTCGCGCTGTTCCAGTCGGCTATTCAGAATCTGTCGCAGCATAATGCCTTTGAGGGCAAGCACAGCTCAGTAGGTGAACGCTCCATGCTCGGTGTGTTCCAGCAAGTTGCGATTCAGATCGGGGGGCATGAAATTGGTCAGCTGGCGACCTTCGACCTAATGTTTGAGGGCATCCGCACCGCGTTGAAGTCCAATATTCAGCGGGCCATCATCCAGGCTGAAAACCATCTGGATGGCCCCTTTGCGATCCGGCTGTTGAAAACGCTCTTCTTGGTCAAATACGTCAAGGAATTCAAGCCGACCCTTCGCAACCTGTGCGTCCTGATGCTGGACGGATTCAATCAGGATCTACCTGCTCTTCGGAAAAAAGTCGAAGAAGCCCTCAGCCTTCTCGAACAGCAAACCTACGTGCAGCGCAATGGCGAACTGTATGAATACCTGACCGACGAGGAAAAGGACGTCGAACAGGAAATCAAGAATACCGAAGTTGAGTCGTCAGACATTGCCGCCGAACTTGAGAAGATCGTTTTCGACCACGTCATCAAGCATAGGAAGATCCGCTACGACGAGAATGGCCAGGATTACCCATTTTCCAGAAAGCTCGATGACCGACTGCACGGGCGGGAGTACGAGTTGGCCATTCATGTCATCAGTCCGTTCCATGAAAACGCCGAAAACGAGTCCACTCTGCGGATGCAGAGCATGGGGCGTGACGAACTGCTAGTCCTGATGCCAGCAGATGAACGGCTTGTTCGCGACATGCTCATGTACAAACGGACGGAGAAATACATCCGGCAGAATATCTCGATCACGCAACAGGAGGCCGTCAAACGCATCCTGACGGACAAGGGCTTCCAGAACCGGGAACGGTATGCCGAACTACAGCAGCGTGCTCAAAGCTTGATGAGCAAGGCCAAGTTGGTGGTGGCAGGAGGTGACATTGAGATCGGTTCCGAAGATGCACAGACCCGTGTGCTACGAGGATTCCATGAGCTCATTTCCCGCACCTATCCGAACCTTAGCATGTTGCGCGGTGTCACCTATGCCGAGAATGACATCGCTAAATTTCTCAAGCATTCTCAGCAGGGGTTGTTCGGCAACGATGCCACTTCACTGGCCGAGTCCGAGCAGGAGCTTCTGGCGTTCATCCATAGCAACGATCGGGGTGGCGTGCGCACCACGCTAAAGAACCTGCTGGAGAAATTCGAGCGCAAACCATACGGCTGGTACTACGCCGCCGTACTTTGCACTTTGGCCAAACTGTGCGCACGCGGCAAGATTGAAGTTCGCACCGACGGCAACCTGCTGGAAGAGGGCGAAATTGAACGGGCACTACGAAACACCCATGGCCACGGCAATGTGGTGCTGGAACCCCAGGTCGAATTTACTGCATCGCAGGTCCGCGCCCTCAAAGAATTCTTTGAGGACTTCTTTGATGCCCCGCCACGCTCCAGTGAAGCGAAGGTACTTGGCAAGGAGACCGGAACCGCACTTCAAGAACTCATCCATCAGCTTAATCCGCTGGAGGCCCAGGCATCCCAGTATCCATTTCTGAAGGCGCTGACGCCGGTGATTGAGAAGCTCAAGGAGCTAACCGGTAAGCCATACACATGGTATCTGACCGAACTCACCCGCCAGGAAGATGCACTGCTCAATATGAAGGAAAGCGTCATCGATCCTGTCCGCAAGTTCATGAACGGCCCGCAGAAAGACATTTTCGATAACGCCCGTAAATTCGTTCAAAGCCAGGAGCCCAACTTTGCTTACATCGAAGGCGACGAAGCCGCACAGGTGGTCGCTTGTTTGACCGATCCGGAATGCTTCAAGGGCAACCGCATGCCGCAGGTGAAGACGCAAGTCGAAATCCTGCAGGGGAAGGTCACTGCCCAGATCGAGGCCGAGATTGCCAAGGCCAAGGAAAGGGTCGACGCCCTCAAAGGCCGCCTCTGCGGAATGGCTGAATTCAGCGTACTGAACGGTGAGCAGCAGGAGCAGGTCACCCGCCCGTTTAACGAATTCAACTCAGGCCTTGAGCGTCAGCAACTGATCGCCGTCATTCGCGACACCTTGCGCCGGTTTGAGGAAAGCGACTACCAGCGCCTGCTTTCGAAGATGACCTCCTGGGCGCAACCGGCACCAACACCCGAGTCTGCGCCGGAACCCGGTCAGCCCGCCCCCTCGGATGAAGGGACAAAACCCACGCCACCGGCTAAACCGGAACCACGCATTGAATACGTGCCGAGCCGCTCGTTGAAGGTCTCTTTCGACAAGGCCTGGCTGGCCGACGAGACCGACGTGGAACGCTACCTGAAATCCATGCGCGAGGCGCTGCTGGATGAAATCCGCAAAGGGAAAAGGATTCAGATTTGA
- a CDS encoding DUF1788 domain-containing protein → MPMQDRFQHLFAVISGQRFLNKQGLGNEVPFFICPYKPEESVEMERLQRQLVNRLEQAGVRILEINLYDLSIEILKERDIWEQIVEMEDSVSKEQLKELLQGVLDPEAHLVPAIAAKLASTDFEVLFLSGVGEVFPYIRSHNVLNNLQSTAKEKPTVMFFPGAYTHSLESGASLDLFGRLHDDKYYRAFNIFHCEV, encoded by the coding sequence ATGCCGATGCAGGACAGATTTCAGCATCTCTTTGCAGTGATCTCGGGCCAGCGCTTTCTCAATAAGCAAGGACTCGGCAACGAGGTCCCGTTCTTTATCTGCCCTTACAAGCCGGAAGAGTCTGTTGAAATGGAGCGGCTCCAGCGTCAGCTGGTTAATCGCCTTGAGCAGGCCGGTGTCCGGATTCTGGAAATCAACCTGTATGATCTTTCGATAGAAATTCTCAAAGAGCGTGACATCTGGGAGCAGATTGTCGAAATGGAGGATTCCGTCTCCAAAGAGCAGCTCAAAGAACTGTTGCAGGGCGTGCTGGACCCCGAAGCGCACCTTGTTCCGGCGATTGCGGCCAAACTGGCAAGCACCGATTTCGAGGTTCTTTTTCTGTCCGGCGTTGGCGAGGTGTTCCCCTATATCCGTTCGCACAACGTCTTGAACAATTTGCAGAGCACGGCGAAAGAAAAGCCGACCGTCATGTTTTTCCCGGGAGCCTACACCCACTCCCTGGAGTCTGGAGCATCGCTCGATCTCTTCGGAAGGCTGCATGACGACAAGTACTACCGGGCGTTCAACATCTTTCACTGCGAAGTATAA
- a CDS encoding excisionase family DNA-binding protein, which produces MYKWIDKHEMPAHRMGRLWKFKKDEVDEWVKAGGAAEHYKKES; this is translated from the coding sequence GTGTACAAGTGGATTGATAAACATGAAATGCCAGCGCATCGCATGGGCCGCCTCTGGAAGTTCAAAAAGGATGAGGTGGACGAATGGGTAAAGGCCGGTGGCGCTGCCGAGCATTACAAAAAGGAATCCTGA
- a CDS encoding IS3 family transposase (programmed frameshift), which yields MGRKNFTAEQIIFKLREVEVLVGQGESIAMACRKIAVTEQTYYRWRKEYGGMGTDQLKRLKELEKENARLRRAVADLSLEKIILAEVAKGKLLSPARRRQCAEHVREQTGSSERKICAVLGQNRTTQRYTSSVREFSVLVRQAVINYASEYGRYGYRAITDLLRMDGWGISYNRVERIWKQEGLKVPAKQRPRKRLWLNDGSCVRLRPEWKNHVWAYDFVHCRTVNGKAFRVLVVIDEYSRECLALHVARTIRAEQVMHVLADLFLTHGRPDNIRSDNGPKFVALALKKWLAELSVQTQYIEPGSPWENGYCESFNGKLRDKLLDGELFMTLQEAEIVIENWRRHYNHRRPHRSLGGQPPAPLTFFAPPMGGAMGSLSPPTELLCIRMAEEAPQSACH from the exons ATGGGTCGCAAAAACTTCACAGCAGAGCAGATTATCTTCAAGCTACGCGAGGTCGAGGTGCTAGTGGGACAAGGCGAGAGCATCGCCATGGCCTGCCGAAAGATAGCCGTGACGGAGCAAACCTACTACCGTTGGCGCAAGGAATACGGTGGCATGGGAACGGATCAGCTCAAGCGGTTGAAAGAGCTTGAAAAGGAAAATGCCAGACTGCGGCGGGCAGTGGCCGATCTGAGTCTTGAGAAAATTATTTTGGCGGAGGTGGCAA AAGGGAAACTTTTGAGCCCCGCTCGTCGCCGCCAATGTGCGGAGCATGTTCGTGAGCAGACCGGGAGCAGCGAGCGTAAAATATGCGCTGTTCTTGGGCAAAACCGGACAACGCAGCGGTACACGTCTTCTGTCCGTGAATTTTCAGTGCTGGTGCGCCAGGCGGTGATCAACTACGCTTCGGAGTATGGCCGGTACGGATACAGGGCGATAACCGATCTTTTGCGGATGGACGGGTGGGGTATCAGCTACAACCGCGTAGAGCGGATTTGGAAACAGGAAGGCTTGAAAGTTCCGGCAAAACAGCGCCCACGAAAACGGCTGTGGTTGAATGACGGTTCCTGCGTTCGTCTCCGCCCGGAGTGGAAAAACCATGTCTGGGCTTATGACTTCGTGCATTGCCGTACCGTTAATGGCAAAGCCTTCCGGGTATTGGTGGTCATTGACGAATACAGCCGTGAATGCTTGGCCTTGCATGTGGCTCGTACGATTCGTGCCGAGCAGGTCATGCATGTCTTGGCGGATTTGTTTTTGACCCATGGCCGACCGGACAATATTCGTTCGGACAACGGCCCGAAATTCGTGGCATTAGCCTTGAAAAAGTGGTTGGCGGAACTATCGGTACAGACTCAATACATTGAGCCGGGAAGCCCTTGGGAAAACGGCTACTGCGAAAGCTTTAACGGAAAATTGCGCGACAAGCTGCTGGACGGCGAGCTGTTTATGACGCTACAAGAGGCTGAAATTGTTATTGAGAACTGGCGTAGGCATTACAATCACCGCCGGCCGCATCGTTCCCTGGGAGGCCAACCGCCAGCACCTCTGACGTTTTTTGCCCCTCCCATGGGAGGGGCAATGGGGTCGCTCTCGCCTCCCACTGAGTTGTTGTGTATACGGATGGCAGAAGAAGCGCCGCAAAGCGCTTGCCACTAA
- a CDS encoding ISL3 family transposase yields the protein MKDTDLYFRILGLTEPWFVEAVELDTAEGRVDIRVEHGPGVRWFCPTCGRELACRDHAEPRVWRHLDTCQFKTFLHARIPRVDCPEHGVLQVNVPWAESKARFTILMERLIIDVLTECATVTGARRILRITWDEAWGVMERAVRRGRERKQSNPSRYLGVDEKAFRKGHDYVTVVCDLIGSTVEYVADERKAESLEGYYLQFTKAQLERIKAVAMDMWEPYFKATLKHVPDAAGKIVHDRFHVMKHVGEAVDRVRKQEHRELTSQDDHRLKGTKFLWLYREENLPDKHRPALEALKTANLKVAKAWAMKESLNDVWKYLSTGWARRFVKRWLVWVNRSDLAPMRKVGGLIQRHLENILTFCRHRITNGVAEGLNSKIMAIKRKACGYRNREHFKTAIYFFCGGLNLYPASS from the coding sequence ATGAAGGATACGGACCTATATTTTCGGATTCTCGGGCTGACCGAGCCCTGGTTTGTTGAGGCTGTTGAACTGGACACGGCGGAAGGTCGGGTAGACATCCGCGTGGAGCATGGTCCTGGTGTTCGCTGGTTTTGCCCTACTTGTGGTCGAGAGCTGGCTTGCCGCGACCATGCCGAGCCTCGTGTCTGGCGCCATCTGGACACGTGCCAGTTCAAGACGTTCCTGCATGCTCGGATTCCCCGAGTGGACTGCCCCGAGCATGGCGTCCTTCAGGTCAACGTGCCTTGGGCCGAGTCCAAGGCACGTTTCACCATATTGATGGAGCGATTGATCATCGACGTGCTGACCGAGTGCGCCACCGTAACAGGAGCGCGGCGCATCCTGCGCATCACCTGGGACGAAGCATGGGGTGTCATGGAAAGGGCGGTGCGCCGGGGCCGGGAGCGCAAGCAATCGAATCCCTCGCGGTATCTTGGCGTTGACGAGAAGGCATTCCGCAAGGGGCACGACTATGTGACCGTGGTTTGTGATCTGATCGGCAGCACGGTGGAGTATGTGGCCGACGAGCGTAAGGCCGAAAGCCTTGAGGGGTACTACCTTCAGTTCACCAAGGCGCAGTTGGAGCGGATCAAGGCCGTGGCCATGGACATGTGGGAGCCCTATTTTAAAGCTACGCTCAAACATGTGCCGGACGCGGCGGGGAAAATCGTTCACGATCGGTTCCACGTCATGAAACACGTAGGCGAGGCTGTGGACCGGGTACGCAAGCAAGAGCACCGCGAACTCACAAGTCAGGATGACCATCGACTCAAGGGCACGAAATTCCTCTGGCTATACCGGGAGGAGAATCTGCCGGACAAACACCGGCCAGCCCTGGAGGCCTTGAAGACAGCGAACCTCAAGGTGGCCAAGGCCTGGGCCATGAAGGAAAGCCTGAACGACGTCTGGAAGTACCTGAGCACGGGATGGGCCAGACGTTTTGTGAAGCGATGGCTGGTCTGGGTGAACAGGTCAGATCTTGCCCCAATGCGCAAAGTGGGCGGACTGATTCAGAGACATCTTGAGAACATCCTGACCTTCTGCCGCCACAGGATCACCAACGGCGTGGCCGAGGGCCTCAACAGCAAGATCATGGCCATCAAGAGGAAGGCTTGCGGTTATAGGAACCGGGAGCATTTCAAGACAGCCATCTACTTCTTCTGTGGCGGTCTAAACCTCTACCCGGCCAGTTCCTGA